A region of Cellulophaga sp. RHA19 DNA encodes the following proteins:
- a CDS encoding FtsB family cell division protein, whose translation MIFKKLRSKKWFGVATNMYVLVLTVFVIWMIFFDTNSLFIHNELQNQIESLEKQKEYLKDEIARDKKIIEKLSDPKELEKFAREQYFLKKKDEEIYLIEYQDSIKTKEDE comes from the coding sequence ATGATTTTTAAAAAGCTTAGAAGTAAAAAATGGTTTGGCGTAGCTACAAATATGTATGTGCTAGTACTTACTGTTTTTGTTATTTGGATGATTTTTTTTGACACCAACTCTCTCTTTATACACAACGAACTGCAAAACCAGATTGAAAGTCTAGAAAAGCAGAAAGAATATTTAAAGGATGAAATTGCACGAGACAAAAAAATTATTGAAAAACTAAGTGATCCTAAAGAATTAGAAAAATTTGCACGTGAGCAGTACTTTCTAAAAAAGAAAGACGAAGAAATTTATTTAATAGAATACCAAGACAGCATTAAAACTAAAGAAGATGAGTAA
- a CDS encoding ParA family protein codes for MGKIIAIANQKGGVGKTTTSVNLAASLGVLEKKVLLIDADPQANATSGLGIDVDSVDVGTYELLEHTKSASETVMPTTSPNVDLIPSHIDLVAIEIELVDKEQREYMMRKAIAEIKDKYDYILIDCAPSLGLLTLNALTASDSVVIPIQCEYFALEGLGKLLNTIKSVQKIHNPELDIEGLLLTMFDSRLRLSNQVVEEVKKHFSEMVFETIIQRNVRLSEAPSYGESIIKYDASSKGAANYLNLANEIMKKNKEKV; via the coding sequence ATGGGCAAAATAATAGCCATCGCTAATCAAAAAGGCGGAGTTGGAAAAACTACCACCTCTGTTAATCTAGCCGCTTCCCTAGGCGTACTAGAAAAAAAAGTATTGCTTATAGATGCTGATCCACAAGCAAATGCAACTTCTGGCTTAGGTATAGATGTTGATAGCGTTGACGTTGGTACGTATGAATTGTTAGAGCACACCAAATCTGCTTCTGAAACAGTTATGCCTACTACATCACCAAATGTAGATCTTATACCATCTCATATAGACTTGGTTGCAATTGAGATTGAACTGGTAGACAAGGAGCAGCGCGAGTATATGATGCGTAAAGCAATTGCGGAAATTAAGGATAAATATGATTATATTCTTATAGATTGCGCACCATCTTTAGGACTTTTAACACTAAACGCACTTACAGCATCAGATTCTGTTGTAATTCCAATACAATGTGAGTATTTTGCCTTAGAAGGGCTTGGCAAATTATTAAACACTATTAAAAGTGTTCAAAAAATTCACAATCCAGAATTAGATATTGAAGGTTTGTTACTTACAATGTTTGACTCTAGATTAAGACTATCTAACCAAGTAGTAGAAGAAGTTAAAAAACATTTCTCTGAAATGGTTTTTGAAACTATAATACAACGAAACGTTAGACTTAGTGAAGCACCTAGTTACGGAGAAAGCATTATTAAGTATGATGCAAGTAGTAAAGGAGCTGCCAATTACTTAAATTTGGCGAACGAAATAATGAAAAAAAATAAGGAGAAAGTATAA
- the lepB gene encoding signal peptidase I, whose amino-acid sequence MNISQWIIFILIIQVIHFLGTWKLYVKAGRKAWEAAIPVYNAIVLMQIIRRPKWWVILLFIPIINLLMFPVIWVETIRSYGKNSLLDTWLVILTLGFYIYYVNYALDVKYIEDRSLHPTTGLGEWVSSIVFAIVAATFVHTYFIQPYVIPTSSLEKTLLVGDFLFVSKFNYGARTPMTTVAAPMVHDTLPVLGLKSYLNKPQLPYFRLPGFQRIKRNDIVVFSWPADTVRQFFVREKGVKKPIDKKSNYVKRCVGISGDTISVVDGYVHINGKKTVLPDRAKPMFFHVVTTKAPLDNTVLNILGRKNFTGYTTRIPKEVLQKNNVPELMKKGTNLDEIKQDSSYVYYTGNFGSEKIKNYLKAEDVRTMNLFNLTEAEAKKIEKLSAVVSVKKFSYKNPTTKVFPQNANLAGTEDNFGPIYIPKAGATIKLNTKNLPIYKKILTEYEGNTLAQAGNQITVNGKVTDTYTFKQDYFWMMGDNRHQSEDSRYWGFVPENHVVGKPIFIWMSIDGINDGFSNWKPRWNRFFTTVGGSGEPVSYLKYFLIALVAYFAFDYFRKKKKKTS is encoded by the coding sequence ATGAATATATCTCAGTGGATCATTTTTATCCTAATAATACAAGTAATACACTTTTTAGGAACGTGGAAACTATACGTTAAAGCGGGCAGAAAAGCTTGGGAAGCAGCAATACCTGTTTACAACGCTATTGTTTTAATGCAAATTATTAGAAGACCAAAATGGTGGGTAATTCTACTTTTTATTCCAATAATTAACCTTTTAATGTTTCCTGTAATTTGGGTAGAAACTATTAGAAGTTACGGTAAAAATAGTCTTTTAGACACTTGGTTAGTTATATTAACACTTGGGTTTTATATCTACTATGTAAACTACGCGTTAGATGTAAAATATATAGAAGACAGAAGTTTACACCCAACTACTGGTTTAGGAGAATGGGTAAGCTCTATAGTATTTGCAATTGTTGCAGCCACTTTTGTACACACTTATTTTATACAGCCTTATGTAATACCTACTTCATCTTTAGAAAAAACACTTTTAGTTGGCGATTTCTTATTTGTAAGCAAGTTTAATTACGGTGCACGTACTCCAATGACAACGGTTGCGGCTCCTATGGTACACGATACGCTACCTGTACTAGGATTAAAATCATACTTAAACAAACCGCAATTACCTTATTTTAGACTACCTGGTTTTCAGAGAATAAAAAGAAATGACATTGTTGTTTTTAGCTGGCCAGCAGATACAGTAAGGCAGTTTTTTGTTAGGGAAAAAGGAGTGAAAAAACCAATTGATAAAAAATCTAACTACGTTAAACGTTGTGTTGGTATTTCTGGAGATACAATCTCTGTTGTAGATGGCTATGTGCACATTAATGGAAAAAAAACTGTTTTACCAGACAGAGCAAAACCTATGTTTTTTCATGTAGTAACTACAAAAGCGCCTTTAGACAATACTGTTCTTAACATCTTAGGAAGAAAAAACTTTACAGGATATACCACACGTATACCAAAGGAGGTTTTACAAAAAAACAACGTTCCTGAGTTAATGAAAAAAGGAACTAATTTAGATGAAATAAAACAAGACTCTAGCTACGTTTATTACACAGGTAACTTTGGAAGTGAAAAAATAAAAAATTACCTAAAAGCTGAAGATGTACGAACAATGAACTTGTTTAACCTTACGGAAGCTGAAGCTAAAAAAATTGAAAAGTTATCCGCAGTAGTGAGCGTTAAAAAGTTTAGCTACAAAAACCCTACTACAAAGGTGTTTCCACAAAATGCAAATTTAGCAGGCACGGAAGATAATTTTGGCCCTATTTACATTCCTAAAGCAGGTGCTACAATTAAATTAAACACTAAAAACCTGCCTATTTACAAAAAAATACTAACAGAGTACGAGGGTAACACACTAGCACAAGCAGGAAACCAAATTACTGTTAATGGTAAAGTAACAGATACGTACACCTTTAAACAAGATTATTTTTGGATGATGGGTGATAACAGACACCAGTCTGAAGATAGTAGATACTGGGGCTTTGTACCAGAAAACCACGTTGTAGGTAAACCTATATTTATTTGGATGAGTATAGATGGTATTAATGATGGTTTCTCTAATTGGAAACCTCGTTGGAATCGTTTCTTTACAACAGTTGGAGGCTCTGGAGAACCTGTATCATACTTAAAATATTTTTTAATAGCATTAGTTGCGTACTTTGCCTTTGACTACTTTAGAAAAAAGAAGAAAAAAACTAGTTAA
- a CDS encoding ParB/RepB/Spo0J family partition protein: MAKATKKQALGRGLSALLKDPENDINSAEDKNADKVVGNIIELDLDLIEVNPFQPRSHFNEEALVELSTSIKELGVIQPITVRKLEFNKYQLVSGERRFRASKLLGLETIPAYIRIANDQESLEMALVENIQRQDLDPIEIALSYQRLIDEIQLTQEKMSERVGKKRSTITNYLRLLKLDPIIQTGIRDGFVSMGHGRALVNVDKKSDQIDLYEKIVSNNLSVRDTEKAVKEHQEGGNTPKAATKKVSKSPDFVKDGSAKIEKHLNTKVAVTATEKGKGKITISFTSAEDFDRLKKIITGA; the protein is encoded by the coding sequence ATGGCGAAAGCAACAAAGAAACAGGCTCTTGGTAGAGGTTTATCTGCCTTACTTAAAGATCCTGAAAATGATATTAATTCTGCTGAAGATAAAAATGCTGACAAAGTTGTTGGTAATATTATTGAGTTAGATTTAGATTTAATAGAAGTTAACCCTTTTCAGCCAAGATCTCACTTTAATGAAGAAGCGTTAGTAGAATTATCTACGTCTATAAAAGAATTAGGTGTTATACAACCAATTACTGTACGTAAATTAGAATTTAATAAGTACCAACTTGTTTCTGGTGAACGTAGATTTAGAGCTTCTAAATTACTTGGACTAGAGACTATACCTGCTTATATTAGAATTGCTAATGACCAAGAGTCTTTAGAAATGGCTTTGGTAGAAAACATCCAAAGACAAGATTTAGATCCTATAGAAATAGCCTTATCATACCAAAGACTTATTGATGAAATACAACTGACTCAAGAAAAAATGAGTGAGCGTGTTGGAAAAAAAAGGTCTACTATTACCAACTATTTACGTCTATTAAAACTAGATCCTATTATACAAACCGGTATTAGAGATGGCTTTGTTAGTATGGGGCACGGTAGAGCTTTAGTTAACGTTGATAAAAAGTCTGACCAAATAGACTTGTACGAGAAAATAGTATCAAACAATTTATCTGTTAGAGACACAGAAAAAGCTGTAAAAGAGCATCAAGAAGGTGGTAACACACCTAAAGCCGCTACTAAAAAAGTAAGTAAATCTCCAGATTTTGTAAAAGATGGTTCTGCTAAAATAGAAAAACATCTAAATACAAAAGTAGCTGTTACAGCAACTGAAAAAGGAAAAGGAAAAATTACAATTTCTTTTACTTCTGCTGAAGATTTTGATCGATTAAAAAAAATAATTACTGGTGCTTAA
- the scpA gene encoding methylmalonyl-CoA mutase: protein MSRKDLQHLELNIDDSAKKSDTSIFNTAEGIPVKKTYTKQDLDGVEHLNFVAGLAPNLRGPYSTMYVRRPWTIRQYAGFSTAEESNAFYRRNLAAGQKGLSVAFDLPTHRGYDSDHERVVGDVGKAGVAIDSVEDMKILFGGIPLDKMSVSMTMNGAVLPILAFYIVAAQEQGVALNQLAGTIQNDILKEFMVRNTYIYPPTPSMQIIADIFEYTSEFMPKFNSISISGYHMQEAGATADIELAYTLADGLEYIKTGLKTGMDIDSFAPRLSFFWAIGMNHFMEVAKLRAGRMLWAKLVKQFNPKNAKSLALRTHCQTSGWSLTEQDPFNNVARTTIEAAAAAFGGTQSLHTNALDEAIALPTDFSARIARNTQIYLQEETKITKTVDPWAGSYYVEKLTKEIAQKAWELIEEVEELGGMTKAIEAGIPKMRIEEAAAKKQARIDSNEDVIVGVNKYQLENEDDLHILEVDNEQVRKQQVERLEHIKATRDTKLVNTALANLTKAAEESKNASENNSTSKNLLALAVEAAKHRATLGEISDALETVFGRHKAKIQSFTGVYSKEIKNDESFKKALAMADAFAETEGRRPRIMVAKMGQDGHDRGAKVVATGYADLGFDVDIGPLFQTPEEAAKQAVENDVHILGVSSLAAGHKTLVPAVIKELKKHGREDIMVIVGGVVPKQDYQFLFDAGAVAVFGPGTKISDAAIQILEILME, encoded by the coding sequence ATGAGTAGAAAAGATTTACAACACTTAGAACTAAATATAGATGACAGTGCTAAAAAATCTGATACTTCTATTTTTAACACTGCAGAAGGTATTCCTGTAAAAAAAACATACACTAAACAAGATTTAGATGGTGTAGAACATTTAAATTTTGTTGCTGGTTTAGCTCCAAATTTACGAGGCCCATACTCTACTATGTATGTACGCAGACCTTGGACAATAAGGCAATATGCAGGTTTTTCTACTGCAGAAGAAAGTAATGCTTTTTACAGGCGTAATTTAGCTGCAGGACAAAAAGGATTGTCTGTTGCTTTTGATTTGCCTACACACAGAGGTTATGACAGTGACCATGAACGTGTGGTTGGAGATGTTGGTAAAGCAGGTGTTGCAATTGACTCTGTTGAGGATATGAAAATTTTATTTGGTGGTATTCCTCTAGATAAAATGTCGGTTTCTATGACTATGAATGGTGCTGTTTTACCCATTTTGGCGTTTTATATTGTTGCCGCGCAAGAACAAGGTGTTGCTTTAAACCAACTGGCTGGGACTATACAAAATGATATTTTAAAAGAGTTTATGGTGCGTAATACCTACATTTACCCACCTACACCTTCTATGCAAATTATTGCAGATATTTTTGAGTATACTAGTGAGTTTATGCCTAAATTTAATAGCATAAGTATATCTGGTTACCATATGCAAGAAGCTGGTGCAACGGCAGATATAGAACTTGCCTATACCTTAGCAGACGGATTAGAATATATTAAAACCGGACTGAAAACCGGTATGGATATAGATAGTTTTGCTCCTCGCCTATCTTTCTTTTGGGCTATAGGAATGAACCACTTTATGGAAGTTGCAAAACTACGTGCTGGTCGTATGTTATGGGCTAAATTGGTAAAACAATTTAATCCTAAAAATGCAAAATCTTTAGCATTACGTACACATTGCCAAACCAGCGGGTGGAGTTTAACCGAGCAAGATCCGTTTAACAATGTTGCCCGAACAACCATAGAAGCGGCGGCGGCGGCATTTGGTGGCACACAAAGTTTGCATACCAATGCATTAGACGAAGCAATTGCACTACCAACAGATTTTTCGGCAAGAATTGCTCGTAACACTCAAATTTACCTACAAGAAGAAACCAAGATAACAAAAACAGTAGATCCTTGGGCAGGTAGTTATTACGTAGAAAAACTAACCAAAGAAATTGCACAAAAAGCGTGGGAGTTAATTGAGGAAGTAGAAGAATTAGGTGGTATGACCAAGGCTATTGAGGCTGGTATACCAAAAATGAGAATTGAAGAAGCTGCTGCTAAAAAACAAGCACGTATAGATAGTAATGAAGATGTAATTGTTGGGGTAAATAAATACCAATTAGAGAACGAAGATGACTTGCATATTTTAGAGGTTGATAATGAACAAGTACGCAAACAACAAGTAGAAAGACTTGAGCATATTAAAGCCACAAGAGATACTAAGTTAGTTAATACGGCATTAGCCAACTTAACAAAAGCAGCTGAGGAGAGTAAAAATGCTAGCGAAAATAACAGTACTTCTAAAAATTTATTAGCTTTAGCTGTAGAAGCTGCTAAGCACAGAGCTACATTAGGTGAAATTAGTGATGCTCTAGAAACTGTTTTTGGCAGACATAAAGCAAAAATACAATCATTTACAGGCGTGTACTCTAAAGAAATTAAAAACGACGAAAGTTTTAAAAAAGCATTAGCTATGGCAGATGCTTTTGCAGAAACAGAAGGTAGAAGACCCAGAATTATGGTTGCCAAAATGGGACAAGATGGTCACGACCGTGGTGCCAAAGTAGTAGCTACAGGTTATGCAGACTTAGGTTTTGATGTAGATATAGGTCCACTTTTTCAAACACCAGAAGAAGCTGCCAAACAAGCCGTAGAGAATGATGTACACATTTTAGGTGTTTCTTCATTAGCTGCTGGTCATAAAACACTTGTTCCTGCTGTAATTAAAGAGCTCAAAAAACACGGCAGAGAAGATATTATGGTTATCGTTGGTGGTGTAGTACCTAAACAGGATTACCAATTTTTGTTTGATGCTGGTGCAGTTGCCGTTTTTGGTCCTGGAACAAAAATTAGTGATGCTGCCATTCAAATTTTAGAAATTTTAATGGAGTAA
- the dapB gene encoding 4-hydroxy-tetrahydrodipicolinate reductase translates to MNIALFGYGRMGKMIEQLATNRNHTIVAKIDADTTNIDFSNIDVAIDFSLPNAAFGNIEKCINNNIPVISGTTGWLDKYDDAVALCTNKKGAFIYASNFSLGVNIFFELNSYLAKMMKTLGQYNVTMEEIHHTKKLDAPSGTAITLAEGVLEHSKYKGWQLNEADENNIPIVAKRIPEVPGTHTVSYNSDVDSIDITHTAHNREGFALGAVIAAEWIVGKTGVFTMKDVLELN, encoded by the coding sequence ATGAATATTGCTTTGTTCGGGTACGGAAGAATGGGTAAAATGATAGAACAGTTAGCCACTAACCGAAACCACACTATTGTTGCAAAAATAGATGCAGATACTACAAATATAGATTTTTCAAACATAGATGTAGCTATAGATTTTAGCTTGCCAAATGCTGCTTTTGGTAATATTGAAAAATGTATAAACAATAACATTCCTGTAATATCTGGTACAACAGGTTGGCTAGATAAATATGATGATGCTGTTGCATTGTGTACTAACAAAAAAGGTGCTTTTATATACGCATCAAACTTTAGCCTAGGTGTAAATATATTTTTTGAACTTAATAGTTACTTAGCAAAAATGATGAAAACGTTAGGACAGTACAATGTTACTATGGAAGAAATTCATCATACAAAAAAATTAGATGCTCCAAGTGGAACTGCTATTACATTAGCAGAAGGTGTTTTAGAACACTCCAAATACAAAGGCTGGCAGCTTAATGAGGCAGACGAAAATAACATTCCAATTGTAGCAAAAAGGATTCCAGAAGTTCCTGGCACACACACAGTAAGTTACAATAGCGATGTAGATAGTATAGACATTACACATACAGCACATAACAGAGAAGGCTTTGCGCTTGGAGCTGTAATTGCTGCCGAATGGATTGTTGGTAAAACAGGTGTTTTTACTATGAAAGACGTTCTTGAACTTAATTAA
- a CDS encoding methylmalonyl-CoA mutase subunit beta, with the protein MSKKTLFNDFSEVSTKEWKQKIQVDLKGADYNDTLVWESPEGIKVKPFYNEDDLAGKTTNVATPDWKVGQAIFVHNEAAANKKAINALERGAEDLIFTIPNDEIKIHVLLKNIDLKHKTIYFFLQFLSSEYISKIEEFCKKQEVNIHYNVDIIGNLAITGNWYYNLEKDHEVLTQISKKATNTVGVNVSTYQNSGATMVQQLAFAVAHANEYLNYFIEDTIPNFTFKVSVSGNYFFEIAKLRALRLLWKTLTAEYNTNADCTILAVPSKRNKTLYDYNVNMLRTTTECMAASMGGADTIYNLAYDAIYHKDNEFGERIARNQLLILKKESYLDVVTNPADGAYYIESLTHQLAEKALELFKSIEASGGFLSNLKNHSIQKKIKESAAKEQELFNTEKEVLVGTNKYINKADKIKEDLELYPFVKTNARKTLIEPIIEKRLAETLEQNRLKDE; encoded by the coding sequence ATGAGTAAAAAAACATTGTTTAATGATTTTTCTGAAGTGTCTACCAAAGAATGGAAACAAAAAATTCAGGTAGATTTAAAAGGTGCCGACTATAATGACACGCTTGTTTGGGAATCCCCAGAAGGTATTAAGGTTAAACCTTTTTACAATGAAGATGATCTTGCTGGTAAAACAACAAATGTAGCTACACCAGACTGGAAAGTTGGTCAGGCTATTTTTGTGCATAACGAAGCTGCTGCAAATAAAAAAGCTATTAATGCTTTAGAAAGAGGTGCTGAAGACTTAATTTTTACGATTCCTAATGATGAAATTAAGATTCACGTTCTCTTAAAAAACATCGATTTAAAACATAAAACAATTTACTTTTTTCTACAGTTTTTATCATCAGAATATATTTCTAAAATTGAAGAATTCTGTAAAAAACAAGAAGTAAATATACATTACAATGTAGACATAATTGGCAATTTAGCCATTACAGGCAATTGGTATTATAATCTAGAGAAAGACCACGAGGTACTTACTCAGATATCTAAAAAAGCAACCAATACAGTTGGTGTTAATGTAAGTACATACCAAAATTCAGGAGCCACAATGGTACAGCAGTTGGCTTTTGCTGTGGCACACGCTAACGAATATTTAAATTATTTTATAGAAGATACCATTCCTAACTTTACATTTAAAGTTAGTGTTTCTGGTAATTACTTTTTTGAAATTGCTAAACTAAGAGCATTACGTTTACTGTGGAAAACACTAACTGCAGAATACAACACAAATGCAGACTGTACTATTTTAGCTGTACCAAGTAAGCGAAATAAAACATTGTATGATTATAATGTAAATATGCTACGTACCACTACAGAGTGTATGGCAGCAAGTATGGGCGGTGCAGATACCATATACAATTTGGCTTACGATGCTATTTACCATAAGGATAATGAATTTGGAGAACGCATTGCAAGGAATCAGTTACTTATTTTAAAAAAAGAAAGCTATTTAGATGTAGTTACCAATCCTGCAGATGGTGCTTATTATATAGAGTCTCTAACGCATCAATTAGCAGAAAAAGCATTAGAACTTTTTAAATCGATAGAAGCTAGTGGCGGATTTTTATCAAACTTAAAAAACCACAGCATTCAAAAGAAAATTAAAGAAAGTGCAGCTAAAGAACAAGAGCTTTTTAATACCGAAAAGGAAGTCTTGGTTGGTACTAACAAGTATATAAATAAAGCTGACAAAATAAAGGAAGATTTAGAGTTGTACCCGTTTGTAAAAACAAATGCCCGTAAAACACTTATAGAACCAATTATTGAAAAAAGATTGGCAGAAACCTTAGAACAAAACAGATTAAAAGATGAGTAG
- the udk gene encoding uridine kinase encodes MLIIGIAGGTGCGKTTVVNQIINELPDDEVCVISQDSYYNDLSHLSLEERRKTNFDHPLSIDFKLLKQHLEELRKGHTIQQPVYSFLECNRTDETVPTQPRKVVIVEGILIMTDPEIRKMMDIKIFVHADSDERLIRRIKRDVNERGWDLDETLEKYQSTIKPMHAEFIEPSKEYADIIIPNNKHNTVAIDIVRTIINEKLV; translated from the coding sequence ATGTTAATAATAGGGATAGCTGGTGGTACAGGTTGTGGTAAAACAACGGTTGTAAACCAGATTATTAATGAATTACCAGATGATGAAGTATGCGTAATTTCTCAAGATTCTTACTACAATGATCTTTCTCATTTATCATTAGAAGAAAGAAGAAAAACGAATTTTGACCATCCACTATCAATAGACTTTAAATTATTAAAGCAACACTTAGAAGAATTAAGAAAAGGACACACTATACAACAGCCCGTGTACTCTTTTTTAGAATGTAACAGAACAGATGAAACCGTACCTACACAACCTAGAAAAGTGGTTATTGTAGAAGGTATCTTAATAATGACAGATCCAGAAATTAGAAAAATGATGGATATTAAGATATTTGTACACGCAGATTCTGATGAACGTTTAATTAGACGTATTAAAAGAGACGTTAATGAAAGAGGTTGGGATTTAGATGAAACTCTAGAAAAATACCAAAGTACTATTAAACCTATGCACGCAGAGTTTATAGAACCTAGTAAAGAATACGCAGATATTATTATACCAAACAACAAACACAATACCGTTGCCATAGATATTGTACGTACAATTATAAACGAGAAATTAGTTTAA
- a CDS encoding multidrug effflux MFS transporter, with product MQKNSSKKQFEFVALMASLMSIVALTIDALLPAISHIGEAIHSLDPTKNQMLITMIFLGLGVGQLFFGPLSDSYGRKPIVYAGFTIFTLASIVCVNATSLEVMIVGRIFQGIGLSAPRTITISIIRDKYKGDYMAKIMSFVTAFFILIPVIAPAVGKTVLDVYNWQAIFYVQLFFALVVSIWFWKRQEETLKPEFKIPFTGSIFYDGLKEFVKHKETVAFTFVSGLITGAFLVYLSAAQHIFEDQFNLVDEFPYIFAGLAISIGSATFLNGTLVLRFGMRKLIFIALSLFCVISITYSLLFWGSANPPLPVLIGFLAIQFFCLGFIWGNSRSVAMEPIGHIAGVGAAINGFVATVISIPIATLIGSYVDTTVLPLFIGLAVCGSLSLLLFMSVKKTRTAALSK from the coding sequence ATGCAAAAAAACTCTTCAAAAAAACAATTTGAATTTGTTGCCTTAATGGCCTCCTTAATGTCTATAGTTGCTTTAACAATAGATGCTTTGTTACCTGCAATTTCTCATATAGGAGAAGCTATACATAGTTTAGACCCAACAAAAAATCAGATGTTAATTACAATGATATTTTTGGGGTTAGGAGTAGGGCAATTGTTTTTTGGACCATTATCAGACAGTTATGGTAGAAAACCAATTGTATATGCAGGTTTTACTATTTTTACTTTAGCAAGTATAGTTTGTGTAAATGCTACTTCTTTAGAGGTTATGATTGTTGGTCGTATTTTTCAAGGAATAGGATTATCTGCGCCTAGAACTATTACAATTTCTATTATAAGAGATAAATATAAAGGAGATTATATGGCAAAAATAATGTCTTTTGTTACTGCTTTTTTTATATTAATTCCTGTAATAGCTCCGGCAGTTGGTAAAACTGTATTGGATGTTTACAATTGGCAAGCAATTTTTTATGTACAATTATTTTTTGCTTTGGTTGTTTCTATTTGGTTTTGGAAACGACAAGAAGAAACACTGAAACCAGAATTTAAAATTCCTTTTACAGGGTCTATATTTTATGATGGATTAAAAGAGTTTGTTAAGCACAAAGAAACAGTTGCTTTTACATTTGTGTCTGGACTTATTACAGGTGCTTTTTTGGTTTATTTAAGTGCAGCGCAACATATCTTTGAAGATCAGTTTAATTTGGTTGATGAGTTTCCATACATTTTTGCAGGCTTAGCTATATCTATTGGTTCTGCTACCTTTTTAAATGGTACTTTAGTTTTACGTTTTGGAATGCGTAAATTAATATTTATAGCACTAAGTTTATTTTGCGTAATTAGTATAACTTATTCACTTTTATTTTGGGGAAGTGCAAACCCACCTTTACCCGTTTTAATAGGCTTTTTAGCAATACAGTTCTTTTGCTTAGGCTTTATTTGGGGTAACTCTAGATCTGTGGCAATGGAGCCAATTGGCCATATAGCAGGTGTAGGTGCTGCAATTAATGGATTTGTGGCTACAGTAATTTCTATACCAATAGCAACCTTAATAGGTAGTTATGTAGATACTACAGTCTTGCCTTTATTTATTGGCTTAGCGGTTTGTGGTAGCTTATCACTTTTGCTATTTATGTCTGTTAAAAAAACAAGAACAGCAGCTTTGTCTAAATAA
- a CDS encoding DUF5683 domain-containing protein, protein MLKNLITLLFFSFFVVLGWSQDQKKTKQEKDSLTQDLKEKGVLVDEVLLSKNRRIDPLAPSKAAFYSAILPGLGQVYNGDTWKVPLVYAAIGTGVYAYTYNNKQYNRTRDAFKRRKAGFMDDEFYTFNGQEIDPGNPRLGDDDLQRAQERYQEDRDLSLLITIGLYALNIIEANVKAHLRQFNVDDNLSLNIKPYLEYNPITADPNYGFALQIKF, encoded by the coding sequence GTGCTTAAAAACCTAATTACACTACTGTTTTTTAGTTTTTTTGTTGTTTTAGGTTGGTCACAAGATCAAAAAAAAACTAAACAAGAAAAGGATTCACTTACACAAGATTTAAAAGAAAAAGGAGTACTTGTAGACGAAGTTCTTTTAAGCAAAAACCGAAGAATAGACCCGTTAGCTCCTAGTAAAGCTGCATTTTATTCTGCTATTTTACCTGGTTTAGGTCAGGTTTATAATGGTGATACTTGGAAAGTTCCTTTGGTTTACGCTGCAATTGGTACTGGTGTATATGCATATACTTATAACAATAAGCAATACAATAGAACCAGAGATGCTTTTAAAAGAAGAAAAGCTGGTTTTATGGATGATGAGTTTTACACCTTTAACGGTCAAGAAATAGATCCTGGAAATCCGAGGTTAGGTGATGACGATTTACAAAGAGCACAAGAACGCTACCAAGAAGACAGAGATTTATCTTTACTTATTACTATTGGCTTGTATGCCTTAAATATTATTGAAGCTAATGTAAAAGCGCATCTTAGACAGTTTAATGTAGATGACAATCTTAGTTTAAACATTAAACCTTATTTAGAGTACAATCCTATTACAGCAGATCCTAATTACGGATTTGCGTTACAAATAAAATTTTAG